A single window of Ferrimonas balearica DSM 9799 DNA harbors:
- a CDS encoding outer membrane lipoprotein-sorting protein, with translation MRNRRLTSLATGLLGGLALLSLTILPARAETLSADQIIDKANLAAFYAGEDGRSQARMRIQDAGGSEQIRQFTILRRTKEAAGDQQMLVFFSRPSDVRGTVFRVEKKVQSDDDRWLYLPGLDLLRRISAGDKRTSFVGSHFFYEDVSGRNPREDNFTLVEETADQYVIDATPKNPSSVEFAGYRVWIDKSTWLPMKTEYQDGQGEVYRRISVAKVDPIQGHPTVTRSIVEDLRSGGRTLMEFRGVEYDIGLPESIFSERSMRTPPTQYLR, from the coding sequence ATGCGTAACCGTCGCCTGACGTCCCTGGCCACCGGCCTGCTTGGCGGCCTGGCCCTGCTCAGCCTCACGATCCTGCCCGCCCGTGCAGAGACCCTGAGCGCCGACCAGATCATCGATAAAGCCAACCTGGCCGCGTTCTATGCCGGGGAGGATGGCCGCAGCCAGGCCCGGATGCGCATCCAGGATGCCGGTGGCAGTGAACAGATCCGCCAGTTCACCATCCTGCGCCGCACCAAAGAGGCCGCGGGAGACCAGCAGATGCTGGTGTTCTTCTCCCGCCCCTCCGATGTGCGCGGCACCGTGTTCCGGGTGGAGAAGAAGGTACAGAGCGACGATGACCGGTGGCTCTACCTGCCGGGTCTGGACCTGCTGCGCCGCATCAGTGCCGGTGACAAACGCACCTCGTTTGTGGGCAGTCACTTCTTCTACGAAGACGTCTCTGGCCGCAATCCCCGTGAGGACAACTTCACTCTGGTGGAGGAAACCGCAGACCAGTACGTGATCGACGCCACGCCGAAAAACCCGTCCAGCGTTGAGTTCGCCGGTTACCGGGTGTGGATCGACAAATCCACCTGGCTGCCGATGAAAACCGAATATCAGGACGGCCAGGGTGAGGTGTACCGCCGCATCAGCGTCGCCAAGGTGGACCCCATCCAGGGCCACCCCACCGTGACCCGCTCGATTGTGGAAGACCTGCGCAGCGGCGGCCGCACCCTGATGGAGTTCCGCGGCGTCGAGTACGACATCGGCCTGCCGGAATCGATCTTCAGCGAGCGCAGCATGCGCACGCCCCCCACCCAGTACCTGCGCTGA
- a CDS encoding YgaP family membrane protein, whose protein sequence is MSQSSFCSAPRTTERALFAFAGIMVLISVALTVWVHPGFVWLTVFIGANLFQNAFTGFCPATMVMRKLGMKSERESVSPR, encoded by the coding sequence ATGTCCCAATCCTCATTCTGCAGCGCGCCGCGCACCACCGAACGCGCCCTGTTCGCCTTCGCCGGCATCATGGTGCTGATTTCCGTCGCCTTGACCGTTTGGGTACATCCCGGTTTTGTGTGGCTCACCGTATTTATCGGCGCTAATCTGTTTCAAAATGCCTTCACCGGCTTTTGCCCCGCCACCATGGTGATGCGAAAGCTGGGCATGAAGTCGGAACGGGAGTCCGTTTCCCCCAGATAA
- a CDS encoding rhodanese-like domain-containing protein, with product MRKWLVSLVLAMGVQGGVIASERAETAWHWVEEGALLVDVRTPGEFAAGHLPGAINIPLDQLPGRLDELGDSKSQPIVVYCRSGNRSGQALNWLSRQGYQQVQNGGGLEEMRSSQH from the coding sequence ATGAGAAAGTGGTTGGTCAGCCTGGTGCTGGCTATGGGTGTGCAGGGCGGCGTTATCGCCTCCGAGCGGGCAGAAACCGCCTGGCACTGGGTTGAAGAGGGTGCCCTGCTGGTGGACGTCCGTACCCCTGGCGAGTTTGCCGCAGGCCACCTGCCCGGTGCCATCAACATCCCGCTGGACCAGTTACCCGGCCGCCTGGACGAGCTCGGTGACAGCAAAAGCCAGCCTATCGTGGTGTATTGCCGCAGCGGCAACCGCTCCGGCCAGGCCCTGAACTGGCTGAGCCGCCAGGGCTATCAGCAGGTGCAGAATGGCGGCGGTCTGGAAGAGATGCGCAGCAGCCAGCACTGA
- the rssA gene encoding patatin-like phospholipase RssA, which translates to MSHSLKIGVALGSGAAKGWAHIGVLRGLSKMGVYPDVVAGCSIGAFVGAAYAADRLDELEEWVRGFSTWDVMGLMDVSWRRGGLIEGEKVFEAASKAIDLSDISAVKRPFLAVATDLYTGQEVWLDEGKLSDVVRASCSIPGLMSPKQMGDRWLVDGAVVNPVPVSPCRTLGADLVIAVDLHGDGRQHVAEVVNMATPVSEAQVERQKASNGFMDLLVSGRELLNRVVDSVTAPNQNQHHPNMLAVMHQSMEILEQRHKRARLMGDPPEVMVLPHVGAIGTMEFQRAEEAIAAGEASVMKVQNQIEAEIDRMNKARNGH; encoded by the coding sequence ATGAGTCATTCGCTCAAAATTGGGGTAGCGCTGGGCAGTGGGGCGGCCAAAGGCTGGGCCCACATCGGTGTGCTGCGCGGTTTGTCCAAGATGGGGGTTTACCCCGACGTGGTGGCGGGCTGTTCCATCGGGGCTTTCGTCGGTGCCGCCTACGCGGCGGACCGCCTGGATGAGCTGGAGGAGTGGGTGCGTGGCTTCTCTACCTGGGATGTGATGGGACTGATGGACGTCTCCTGGCGTCGCGGCGGCCTGATCGAGGGCGAGAAAGTCTTTGAGGCGGCCAGCAAGGCGATTGACCTGTCCGACATCAGTGCGGTGAAGCGCCCCTTTCTGGCGGTGGCGACCGACCTCTACACCGGACAGGAGGTGTGGCTGGATGAAGGTAAGCTGTCGGACGTGGTGCGGGCCTCCTGTTCCATTCCCGGCCTGATGTCCCCAAAACAGATGGGTGACCGCTGGCTGGTGGATGGCGCGGTGGTGAACCCGGTGCCGGTCTCCCCCTGTCGTACCCTTGGTGCGGATCTGGTGATCGCCGTTGACCTGCATGGTGATGGCCGTCAGCACGTGGCGGAAGTGGTAAACATGGCCACGCCGGTGAGCGAAGCCCAGGTCGAGCGACAGAAGGCCAGCAATGGCTTTATGGACCTGCTGGTGTCCGGCCGGGAGCTGTTGAACCGGGTGGTGGACAGCGTGACCGCGCCCAATCAGAACCAGCATCACCCCAATATGCTGGCGGTGATGCACCAATCGATGGAGATCCTGGAGCAGCGCCACAAGCGGGCGCGGCTGATGGGGGACCCGCCGGAGGTGATGGTGCTGCCTCACGTTGGCGCCATCGGCACCATGGAGTTCCAGCGCGCCGAGGAGGCGATTGCTGCCGGTGAAGCCTCGGTGATGAAGGTGCAGAACCAGATTGAGGCGGAAATTGACCGCATGAATAAGGCCCGCAACGGCCACTGA